From the genome of Vicia villosa cultivar HV-30 ecotype Madison, WI linkage group LG2, Vvil1.0, whole genome shotgun sequence, one region includes:
- the LOC131651696 gene encoding eukaryotic translation initiation factor 5A-5, with the protein MSDEEHHFESKADAGASKTYPQQAGTIRKNGHIVIKNRPCKVVEVSTSKTGKHGHAKCHFVAIDIFTAKKLEDIVPSSHNCDVPHVNRTDYQLIDISEDGFVSLLTESGGTKDDLKLPTDDSLLSQIKDGFNEGKDLIVSVMSAMGEEQICGLKDVGPK; encoded by the exons ATGTCAGACGAGGAACACCACTTCGAGTCCAAAGCTGATGCTGGTGCATCCAAGACATATCCACAACAAGCTGGAACCATTCGCAAAAATGGTCACATTGTTATCAAAAACAGACCCTGCAAG GTAGTTGAGGTTTCAACTTCAAAAACTGGGAAGCATGGACATGCTAAGTGTCACTTTGTTGCTATTGATATCTTCACTGCGAAAAAGCTTGAGGATATTGTTCCTTCTTCTCATAACTGTGAT GTTCCTCATGTTAATCGTACTGATTACCAGCTCATTGATATCTCAGAGGATGGATTT GTGAGTCTGCTGACTGAGAGCGGTGGTACTAAGGATGACCTTAAGCTTCCGACCGATGATAGTCTGCTTTCACAG ATCAAGGATGGATTCAACGAAGGTAAAGATCTGATTGTGTCTGTCATGTCGGCCATGGGTGAGGAGCAGATTTGCGGCCTTAAGGACGTCGGCCCTAAGTAA
- the LOC131649657 gene encoding uncharacterized protein LOC131649657 has translation MDPNNHFNTQNSANFSFNQNPNNFQNPNNYQNPNYYQNPNRFSNQHPQNIPNFGFPPNFNQSSSVPNFHPYYGSMPRNPSQTPPFNGYVTMANENFPSGGAPEFPGFSTQLTIGGMTVSNEVTPNAEDSTPKSRKTQQPAWNTEQNLVLISGCIKFGTSSVVGRNQKGETYWGKIAEYCNEHCSFDPSRDGPACQNRFNYMSICKTSGGMSEGHRTCIWSAPSSI, from the coding sequence atggatcccaataatcattttaacactcaaaattctgctaatttttcatttaaccaaaatcccaacaattttcaaaatccCAACAATTATCAAAATCCCAACTATTATCAAAATCCAAATCGATTTTCCAACCAACATCCTCAAAACATACCTAATTTTGGTTTTCCACCAAATTTCAACCAGTCATCCTCTGTTCCAAACTTTCATCCATATTATGGATCTATGCCGAGAAATCCATCTCAAACACCCCCGTTTAATGGTTATGTGACAATGGCAAATGAAAATTTTCCAAGTGGTGGTGCACCTGAATTTCCCGGATTTTCAACACAACTAACTATTGGTGGCATGACAGTTTCTAATGAAGTCACTCCAAATGCAGAGGATTCAACTCCTAAGAGCAGGAAAACTCAGCAACCAGCATGGAACACTGAACAAAATTTGGTGCTAATTAGTGGGTGTATTAAATTTGGAACAAGCAGTGTTGTCGGGAGAAACCAGAAAGGTGAAACATATTGGGGTAAAATTGCTGAGTATTGTAATGAGCATTGCTCATTCGATCCTTCGCGTGATGGACCTGCATGCCAAAACCGTTTTAATTATATGAGCATTTGCAAAACTTCAGGAGGGATGTCGGAAGGACATCGAACGTGCATTTGGAGTGCTCCAAGCTCGATTTAA
- the LOC131651694 gene encoding isopentenyl phosphate kinase-like — protein MAHNNNQNQTQTSHSPFTQPIRCIVKLGGAAITCKNELEKINEEILHKVSQQLRQAMIATSEKPPGMDWSKKPGESEIFCKPEDFGDDYVSECSRFIVVHGAGSFGHFQASKSGVHKGNLDKPLVKGGFVATRISVTTLNLEIVRALAREGIPSVGMSPFSCGWITGERHISSADLSPVAKAIDSGFTPVLHGDAVLDEIQGCTILSGDVIISHLAAYSKPKYVVFLTDVYGVYDRPPSEPDAILLKEIAVAEDGSWSVIKPKLQNSIELTVAAHDTTGGMKTKISEAAMIAKLGIDVYIVKAATSHSLKALNGDLRISIPDDWLGTVVRSSR, from the exons ATGGCGcataacaataatcagaatcaaaCACAAACTTCTCATTCTCCCTTCACTCAACCTATCCGCTGTATTGTAAAATTAG GAGGTGCTGCAATAACTTGCAAAAATGAGCTAGAGAAGATAAATGAggaaattcttcacaaagtttcaCAACAGCTTAGGCAAGCCATGATTGCTACTTCTGAGAAGCCTCCGGGGATGGATTGGAGCAAGAAACCTGGTGAATCTGAAATCTTTTGTAAACCAGAAGATTTTGGAGATGATTATGTCTCGGAATGTAGCCGTTTCATTGTTGTTCATGGAGCAG GTTCTTTTGGGCATTTCCAAGCTAGCAAGTCTGGTGTTCACAAGGGAAACCTGGATAAACCTCTTGTCAAAGGCGGCTTTGTTGCTACACGAATCTCC gtAACCACTCTCAATCTTGAAATCGTTAGAGCACTAGCCAGAG AGGGCATTCCTTCAGTCGGAATGTCACCTTTCTCGTGTGGATGGATCACTGGTGAAAGACAT ATATCTTCAGCCGATTTGTCTCCCGTGGCTAAGGCTATTGATTCTGGTTTTACACCT GTTCTGCATGGAGATGCAGTGCTTGATGAGATTCAG GGATGCACTATTTTGAGTGGAGATGTTATCATAAGTCATCTTGCAGCATACTCAAAGCCTAAATATGTTGTTTTCTTG ACAGATGTATATGGAGTATATGATCGGCCACCATCAGAACCTGATGCGATACTCTTAAAGGAGATTG CTGTTGCTGAAGATGGAAGCTGGTCAGTCATAAAACCCAAGTTACAGAACTCAA TTGAGCTAACTGTTGCTGCCCATGATACAACTGGTGGGATGAAAACAAAGATCTCAGAAGCTGCAATGATAGCAAAACTTGGAATTGATGTCTACATTGTAAAA GCAGCAACAAGCCATTCATTAAAGGCCTTAAATGGAGATCTTAGAATCAGCATCCCAGATGACTGGCTTGGAACGGTAGTTCGATCATCAAGATAG